The genomic region GCTTCCACGCGCCATCACGATCTAGGCGCAGCGCAATCGCGGCCATCTCATGGGCAATGTCCAGCGACGGAGAGCGCTCGAGCGGAGCTGCCATCGGCGTCACGTAATTACCGTTGCGATCCGGCTCGGCAAAGACGAGATCGCCGGAGGGAATGTAGATGGCGCAAAGTCCACCGGCGAGGCCGCCGGCTTTTGCCCGCGCTGCGTCGATGTGCCCGCTGGTCGTTCCGTCCCGGAATTCGGCGACCGGATCGCTCCCCTTTTTCTGATGCGACCATAGTCGCAGGAGAACATCGTTATGGCCGTCGAACACGAGTTGCATATGCTATCCTGGGCAGGCTGCCGATCCATCGGAAGCGGCCAGCATAAAAAGGCTGACAGGATTCGCCATCCCCCGGAGAAAATAAAAATAGCGGTGGCATCCTGCGTCGAACGCACCACCTAAGGGCGGCAACGACGGCGACCCATCGCCCGCTGCACTACAAGGGAGATTTCCATGGCGCTTTCGATGTACCGCATGAGCATTCCGGTGTTTCAGCGTGGCCTGGCCACGCTCACGACCTATCTCGACAAAGCAGATTCCTACGCGACGGAAACAGGCAAGGATCCCGCGACATTGGTCGAGGCCCGCCTGGCACCCGACATGCTGACGCTGTCAGGCCAGATCCAGCGCGCTTCTGACACGGCCAAGCTGACCGTATCGCGCCTCTCCGGCATCGAAGCGCCGCGCTTCGAAGACACCGAAACGACCATCGCCGAACTGCGCGCCCGTGTGGAAAAGACGACAGCATTCCTGTCCTCGGTTGCTGCCGACGCGCTCGAAGGCAGCGAGACCCGCGAGGTGACGATATCGCCTGGTGGAGTCGCTACGACGTTCCGGGGCGACGACTATCTCGCAAGCTTCGCATTGCCGAATTTCTATTTCCACGTCGCCATGGCTCACGCCATCCTGCGAAACCAGGGCCTCACCATCGGCAAGAGGGACTATCTCGGCCCGCAAGGCTGACGTCCCGATCTCGCCGATTGCGGATCAGGGTCGGTATGTCACCGGCCCGTCTTCCGTCAACTCCGTATAAGCCAGCGTCTGGTCGAGATGCCGGGCCCGGACAGATAGAAGCCGCTCGGCATAGCGCAGCCGGGTAGCAAGGTAGGCAGGCTCTTCCGCCAGATTGTAGAGCTCAGCCGGATCGGCCTGCAGGTCGAACAGCAGCGGCGGCAGGCCGGCGAAATGGACATATTTGAAGGCCGCATCGCGGATGACCGACAGATTGCATTCGTTGGGCCGCAGACCGAAATGCTGCTCCGGCAGAGAGTGGCGAATATCGCGGAAATCAAACTCCCAGAATGCCGCATCCCTCCAGCCGGCGGGCGCCTCGCCGTTCAGGAACGGCACCAGTGTCTCGCCATCGAGGTGATTGTCCGCATCGAGGCCAAGCCTGTCGCAGAGCGTCGGAAAGATATCCACCGAGCTGGTGAACTGCTCGATGACGGTGCCGTTGCCGGTTGCCTTGGGATCGCGGACCACCAGCGGGATATGATAGCTGCCGTCGAAGAAGCCACCCTTGCCCAGCGTCCAGTGGTCTCCGGCCATTTCCGCATGGTCGGAGGTGAAAATGATGACGGTCTTGTCCCAGACGCCGGCATCCTTCAGCGCCTGACAAGCACGTCCGATCTGCGCGTCGACCTCGGCAATCATGCCGTAATAGATGGCCCGGATGGCGCGAAAATCCTCTGACGACCAGTCGCTGAGCGGACCGTCGCCACGATGGATATAGTAGCCCTGGTTATTTTGCGGCATCGCATAGGCGAGATAGGGATGCAGAGCATGCTCGTCTGCCACCGTCTCGGCACGCGCAAACTCGGGACCGTCCTCGGGCGTAAACATCGTGTTGTAGGGCGCAGGTACGGAAAACGGCGGATGCGGCCGCAGCAGCGACACATGCGCAAACCAAGGCGCCTCCTGCTCGCCGAGCCAGCGCTCGAACTCGCCGATCAGAAAGGCCGTCTGGGTCTCATCCTTCGAATAGGACGGCGCGCCGTTCGAGATTTCGCCGGGGCTGGCGCCGACAGGGATATGGATGTCCCGACTGGTCGCCTCGTCATGACCGCGCGCCCTCAGCCAGGACAGCCACTGCTTCTCGTGCTCCGGCAGCAGCTGGCGGGCGGTAAAGCCGGGCAGGACGCCCTCATAGGTCGTCATATGCGGATCGGCACCTTGGAGGCTGCGCGGGTCGGGCGCCGTATCGGTATAGCCGAAAAGGGTCGGCTCGTAGCCGCCGCGCCGGGCGGCAAGCGCCAGGTTATCGAAGCGAGCATCCAATGGCGACCCATTACGGCAGACACGCGTGTTCATCTGGTAGAGACCGGTATAGAGCGTTGCCCGCGCCGGCGAACAGGGTGCGGTGCCGGCAAAATGGCGCTTGAAGAGAACGCCTTCCGCAGCCAGTGCATCGATGTTCGGCGTCCGCACGGCGGGATGGCCGACAGCCGAAAGGCAATCGCCGCGCCACTGGTCGGCGGTGATCAACAGCACATTTGGCCGTTCCGAAGGGTTCTGGTCAGTGATGATTGGATTTTGCATGCCAGTTCCAAGCCGATTGAATGATCTGCGACAGGTCGTATTGCGGTGCCCAGCCGAGCACGGCCTTGGCATGGTCGTTGTTTGCGACGAGCGTCGTGGAATCACCCTCGCGGCGATCGACATACTCTACCGGGAACGGCTTGCCGGTGACGTCCTCGATGGCCGACAGCAGTTCCTTGACCGTCGTTCCCGTACCCGTCCCAAGGTTGAGCGCCACGGAATCACCGCCATCGAGCAGGTACTGGACGGCGCGAACATGGGCATCGGCGAGATCGAGAACGTGGATATAGTCGCGAACACAGGTGCCGTCGCGGGTTTCGTAATCGCTGCCGAACACCTTGAAGCCGGCCCGGCGACCGAGGGCCGCGTCGATTGCCAACGGGATTGCGTGGGTTTCCGGCTTGTGCCATTCGCCGACGCGACCCTCGAAATCAGCACCGGCGGCATTGAAATAGCGCAGGATCACCGAGCGGAAGCCGGTGTAGCGGTCATAGTCGGATAGCGCCTGCTCGACGATATACTTGGTCTGGCCGTAGGGATTGATCGGCACCTGCCGGTGGGTCTCGTCGAGAGGTACGCTCTGCGGCAGACCATAGGTGGCGCAGGTGGAGGAGAAAACGAAAGCTTTGATGCCCGCGGCTTGCGCTGCGGAGAGAAGGGTCAGCGTGCCGACCACGTTGTTTTCATAAAACGCGACGGGATCCTTGACGGATTCACCCACTTCGATCAGCGCTGCAAAATGCAGGATGGCTGCCGGCTTGTGCCGGGCGATCACCTCGTCAAGGCGGGCGCGGTCACGAATATCGCCTTCCTCGACCGGCCCCCATCTGACGAACTCGCGATGACCATTCGAGAAATTATCGTAGACGACGGGCACGAAACCCTTGTTTGCGAGATCGAGGCAGGTGTGCGAGCCGATATAGCCGGCACCCCCCACAACGAGAATTGTTTCCCCGGCCATGCAACAGTCTCCCTCTATCTAAGCTGTCAAAGACTTAGACGAGTTGGGAGACAAGAAAAAGGCATCGGCGGTCGAAAATCAGAGTCTGGCCGTCGCGCGTCCATGCGTGGAGGATCTGCGCAGAAAAACCGAGCTTTTTTGGGCCTATCTGGTTGCGACATTGGCGAAGCGGCTCAACGCTCTTTCCGAGGAGAGCAAATGGGCCGATCGCACGCTGAGATGGACGGAGTTGCCATCTCTGCTGGACACGGCGAAGCCGCCGATGCCGGCGACATGACTTCTCTTGATTTGAAATACCGCTTGCCTGACAAGGCGTGGCTATGAGCCCTGCGGGGATGCCTACTTGTTGCGCATCAGCCAGATCTTACCCGCCATGGTGATTTCATGGCAGTCCAGTTCCGGCGATTCTTCCTGGTTGCAACGCTCGATGAGACCCATTTCGCGCAGTTCTTCCAGGGTGGTGTTGGTGAGGAATTTAACCTTCTGCGGCCGCTCCTTGAAGCGGTCGGTCTTGGCATAGGTCACCACGGCATTCAGGTGAGTCCACTTCTTCGGTGGCAGCGGAAAAAGCTTCCCGTCCTTGGCAAGCTTCAACCCTCTGATCTGAGTCGGTGTGAGCGTAATCATCGTGTGTCCTTGGATGCTAAAAGTTGTGCCTGACGGCCAAAAAGAGGGCTTGATCGACCCTCTTGTTTTTCTCTTGAAGCTCTCCCTAGCAGATCAATCGGCAAAAAGATAAGGATCTGTGCACGCCGACGGCGTTTCAGCGTGATCAAGGCTAACGCGACCCCACTATTGGCCGGGGCTGACGTCACCGTGACGCTTGTTGCGTGCGTCCTTGGAAGGAACAAATGCCAAAGTCTGGCTAGGCCACTGGCAAGGGTTCACCCCATGTCAAAGTCCACAACGGCTCGCCGGCCGGCATATGCGTATATGTAAAGCGCTCGGTCACATCAGTGCCAACTACGTCGACGATCCACTCCGTCGGTGACCGACGACAAAGCGCCTTCTGCTTTAACCATGAACTGAATTGCTGTCTGCTCCCGCAGGCAGTTTCCATTTGTCCGTTCGGCAGCTCAAAAGCCCAGTGTATCATCGCCATGCTCTAACTTTAAAAAAGTTGGATAGCAGGCAATTCTTACGGCTGCCTGAGGCAGACCGTTCAATAGGACACATTTTTTGACGTTACATTTCTGCACCGCGCCAAGCGAAACCGGCAGGCCAAGGCAAAAAAAAGCGGCAGCCTTTGCAGGCTGCCGCGTCTATGAAACTACTCGGCTGCGTCGGCCGAATCGGCATTGAGCTGCCCGTATTTCTCGGCGCCGATCTTGGCGAAAAGTTCGAGTTGGGTTTCGAGGAAGTCGATATGACCCTCCTCATCGGCAAGCAGCGTTTCGAAAAGCTTCATCGAAACATAGTCGCCGGCATCATGACAGATATCGCGCGAAATCTTGTAGGCGGCACGCGCGTCGTATTCGCCGGCGAGATCTGCCTCCAGCACTTCCTTGACGGTCTGGCCGATACGCAACGGTGCAAGCGTCTGCAGATTGGGATGGCCTTCGAGGAAAATGATGCGGGCGACGAGCTTGTCGGCATGCTGCATCTCTTCGATCGATTCGGCGCGTTCTTTCTTGGCAAGCTTGGTGTAGCCCCAGTCTTCGAGCAGCCGGTAATGCACCCAGTACTGGTTTACGGCACCGAGCTCGAGGAACAGTGCCTCGTTAAGCCGCTCGATGACTCTTATGTCGCCTTTCAATGTCCGCTCTCCTTTGGTCTTCGTGGAACTTTTTAAGACGGGACATGAAATCAACTATTTCGACATCCGTCGAGTGGCGACGGGCATGATAGTCTTCGGTTGTCTGTATGATCAGGTCGACCACGCCGGGAAAACAGCCGCAGCAGCGTCCGCGCTTCGACATCGCATGATAGACCTTCGACGGCACGATCAGCTGCCAACAGTCTTCGTCGAGCAGCTCGTTGATGACTGCCCGGATATCGTGATCGGTGATGTAATTACAGCTGCAGACCAGCATGGTTCTTCAGTCCGTCAAACATGACACTTGCTATCCTGTTTTTGATAAAGAAGAGACTGGATGTCAAGAAAGATTCTGATGCCGGCTTCCACAGGATGTCGCGAGTGTGTCACATCGCCGTGAATGGCGAGTGTTTTCAATGAAAATTCCGCCCCTTGGGCATGACACTGGCAGTCCCGGAGATATCCGCAAGATCCGGGACATCCCTTTTCACCGCCCTTTCACGCGCTAGGCGCTCGAGTTGCAAGGCCAGTTTCTTCTGCCGATGGTCGGCCGTTGGACGCAACGCTTCGTCCGCTCTCTCGCTCGCGCCGAAACGCCTTGCTTCACGCTGCAGGATGCCGAGTGCAGGGGTCAGGTCCTCGAGGTGATCGGCAACCACGTGAATGACGCCATTGGCACTTTGCAGCCGCCCATGGATCTTCACCAGCCGCGCGCCCATCGCAATCGATCGGTATTTCTCGAAGATTTTCGGCCAGACAATGGCGTTGGAAACGCCCGTCTCGTCCTCGAGCGTCAAGAAAACGACCCCCTTTGCAGACCCCGGCCTCTGGCGCACCAGCACCAGACCGGCAATGATCAACTTGCGGCCGGATGGAACGGTAAGCAGATCGACATTGCGAACAATGCCCATCCCGGTGAACTCGGTGCGCAGGAATGCTACCGGATGCGCCTTCAGCGAGAGCGACAGGGCACGATAATCCTCTATCACCTCTTCGCCCGGCAACATGGTGGGGAGGGTAACCTCCGGCTCGACCTGCAGATCGGCCCTGTCGGCGAGATCGAACAGCGGCAGGTTCTCAGCCGCATTTTTGGCATCCAGCGCCCGCACGGCCCAGAGAGCCTCCCGCCTGTTGAGACCGATTGACCGGAAGCCATCGGCATCGGCCAGCTTCTCGATATCGCTTCTCGTCAGCCCGGACCGCAGCCAGAGATCGCGCACGGAAACATATCCGGCGCCGCGCCGTCCCACGAGGAGGTCCCTCATGTCGCCCTCCGATACTCCACGCACCTGTCGAAAGCCCAGCCGGACGGCCTTCTGCGTCCGGATCACACCCTGCATCGATGCATGCCTAGGGTCGATGGCGTTGGGAGAAGGTGCATCTTCAAGGATCGAATCCCACTCCGACAGATTGATATCGACCGGGCGAACGTCGACACCGTGCTCACGCGCATCGCGAACCAGCTGCGCCGGCGCGTAAAAACCCATCGGTTGCGAATTCAGCAGCGCCGCACAGAAGACGTCCGGATAATAGGTCTTGAACCAGCAGGATGCATAGACCAGCAAGGCGAAGGAGGCGGCATGGCTTTCCGGAAAACCGTATTCGGCAAAGCCTTCGATCTGGCTGAAGCAGCGCTCGGCAAACTCCTGCGAATAGTTGTTGGCCAGCATGCCGGCGATCATGTCGTCCCTGAATTCGTTGACCTTTCCAGATCGCTTGAAGGTGGCCATCGAGCGTCGCAGCCGGTCGGCCTTGGCGGGAAGGAAGCCGGCTGCAGTGATGGCGATCTGCATCGCCTGCTCCTGGAACAACGGCACGCCGAGGGTGCGCTTCAGCACTGCCTCCAGCGCCGGGCTCGGATACTCGATCTCCAGGCCGCGGCGCTTGTCTTCCCGACGCTTCAAGTAGGGATGCACCATGTCGCCCTGGATCGGCCCTGGCCGGACGATTGCCACCTCGATCACCAGATCGTAGAACTCCCGTGGCCTCAGGCGCGGCAGCATGCTCATCTGCGCCCGGCTTTCGATCTGGAAGACGCCGATCGTATCCGCCCGGCAGATCATATCGTAGACGGGCTCGCCGTCCTGGTGATCGTCGTTACCGAGATCGGCGAGCGTCTTCTTCACCTCGTAGTGCAGCGCCAGCATGTCGAAGGCCTTGGCAAGGCAGGTCAGCATGCCAAGCGCTAGGATATCGACCTTCAGGATGTCGAGTACATCGAGATCGGTCTTGTCCCACTCGATCATATAGCGATCGGGCATGGCGGTGTTCATGATCGGCACGATCTCGTCGAGCCGGTCGCGGGTAATGACGAAGCCGCCGACATGCTGCGTGAGATGGCGGGGAAATCCCATCAGTTCGGAGGCATAGGACAGCACCCGCTGCGTCGTTTGATCCGAAAGATCGAGCCCTGCGGCGCGCGCCTCGCGCTCCGACAGATCGTCGGACGACCAGCCCCAGACGGTGCTTGCCAGCGCCGACTGTACGTCCTCGGAGAGCCCGAATGCCTTGGCGACCTCGCGGCCGGCGGAGCGGGCGCGATAACTGGTCACCGCCGCCGTCAGGCCGGCATGGGCGATGCCGTAGGTCCTGTAGATATACTGGATGACTTCCTCGCGGCGGGCATGCTCGAAATCGACATCGATATCCGGGGGCTCGTCGCGGTCCATGGAGATGAAGCGCTCGAACAGCAGCGTGCTCTTCTCCGGATTGACCTCGGTAATCTCGAGGCAATAGCAAAGCGTCGAATTGGCCGCCGAGCCCCGCCCCTGACAAAGGATATTCAGTTCGTAACGAGCGTGCTGGATGATCTTGTGAACCGTCAGGAAGTAGGATTCGTAGTTCTTTTGCCGGATGAGATCGAGCTCATAGGCGATCTGCGTGGAGATTTTCTCCGGCACGCCACTGGGATAACGGCGCGCGGCGCCGAGCCATGTGAGCCGCTCCAGGGTTTGCGCCGCCGTTTCCCCCGGTGCACTTTCATCCGGATAATTATGCTTCAGTTCGTCCAGCGAAAACCTCAAGCGGGCAAAAAAGGCCTGCGTGTTGGCGACCGCCTTGGGATAGGCCTCGAAAAGCCGCGCCATTTCACGCGGTTGCTTGAGGTGGCGCTCTGCGTTGGGCGCCAAAAGAAATCCGGCATCGGCAATCGTCACATGCTCGCGGATCGCCGTGACGATATCGGCAAGCGGGCGCCTCTGAGCGCCATGATAGAGAGGCTGGTTGGTGGCAATCAACGGCAACCGCGTCTTTGCAGCCAGCATTGCAAAGGCTTCGAAGACGAAGCGGTCTCGGCCGTCATAGGATGGCGACAGGGCCAGATGCATCTGCTGCGGAAAGCGACCGCGCAACCGCTCGAGACAGGTCGTCAGCGATTTCCAGCCGGCAGCATCGGAAACGAGGGCAGGGTCGGGGACAACGGCCAGCATCATGGCGTCCCCCCAGGCACACAGATCCTCTTCATGCAGGATACAGCAGCCCTTTTCCGTTCTGAGGTTGCCGGCACTGAGCAGCCGGCAAAGATGGCCCCATCCGGCCCGGTTCTCCGGGTACGCAAGAATATCCGGCGTACCGTCGGCAAACACCAGCCGCGCACCGGGCTGGAATCGATAGCCGTTCTGCCGGGCGATCGCATGGGCGCGCACCACCCCCGAAACGCTGTTGCGATCGGCAATGCCAAGGCCGGTCAGGCCGCAGGATTCGGCCGCCACGACCATTTCCTCCGGACTTGAGGCGCCTTCAAGGAACGAGAAATTCGTTCTCGCCCCGATCTCGAAGAACATAGGCGCCGGGCGCGGGCTCATGCGAAAACCCCGTGCATCAGCCAGCGCGGCGACGCGCCTTGCCCATAGAGCCCCTCGCGAAACATCCAGAAGCGGTGGCCGCTCTGTACTTCCAGCCTGAAATAGTCGCGTGGCGGGGCCGCCTCGCCATCCAGCCACCATTCGCGTGCCAGCCTCTCCGGCCCCTCGGCGCGCAGCACCTCGTGCATCGTTCGCCGCCATCGAAATCTCTGTGGCGGTCCCTCCGGCACCTCCGCCATGAACGTCTCGACAGGCTCCGGCGTCCGGAACAGCCGCAGCGGTCGCTCGGACCGGCCGGCCCCGACCGTCGGGCCGGTCGTCTGTCGCGGCTTGTCGGACAGCACGTCCGCTGCGGGCACGAACAGCGCCGCCCGCTCCGGCACGTGACTTTCCGCCAGTTCCAGCGCCTGCAGACAGGCGCGCCCGAGCCGGGCTGCGACCTGGTCGACAAAAGCGGAAAGCGACTGCTCCGTTGGTCCATCAGCAGTGAAGTCCGCCTGCAACGCATCGAAGATCTCATGCTGCAGCACGTTAAGGCGGACGATCTCGTAGCCGAAGCCGGCATCGAGATCGTCATGCACGGCCTTGATACGCTCTGAAAACAGAGAAGCGATACGTTTTGGCTCGCGCAGCGGCTTCGACGCACCGGCCGAAATCCGGAATACGGCGCCGTCGACCCTGAACAGCAGCAGTTCGAACAGCCGACCGCCGATACCGCGGGCTTCCAGCCCTGGCTTCAGGGCAGCCCCGAGCTGGCCCGCGAGCATAAGAATATCCTCCTCGGCCTGAACAGGCTCGATGAGGCGTCGTTCGGCAGAAAGGCTGGCCACTGGCCGTCGCGGCGAAATCGGCTCCTCGTCAAGGCCGAGCGCCTGGTCGAGGCGCAAAAGCAGATGCGCGCCGAACCGTCGTGCCAATGGCGCCCGGGCGGCAGCGATGATATCGCCGACCTGCTTCAGGCCTAGCTTCTGCAGGGCGGCGACGGTCGGTCCGTCGAGCCTGAGCGACGCCACGGGCAATGGCGCCAGCACAGTCTCCATCTCATCCGCTTCGACAATGCCGCTGCGGCCAAAGCGTGCGACGGCCCAGGAGAGGCCCGGAGAAGATGAAATGGCGCCCCGCACCTCGAGACCCAGATGGAACAACCGGTGCAGCACATCCTTCAGCAGTGCCCGCTCACCCCCGAAAAGGTGGGCGCAGCCGGTAATATCGAGGAACAGGCCGTCACGACCATCCAGCGATACCAGCGGCGTATAGCGGTCACACCAGTCGGCCATCGCCTCCAGCAGTCGCCGGTCGGCCGCATCATCTTCCTCGACCACATCAAGGTCTGGACAGATGGCCCGTGCCTCGGCCACGCCTTGCCCCGGCTTCAGACCGATGCCCTCGGCCGCCGCTTCCAGGGCTATCAGCCGCATGGCATTTTTCACCCGCCCGGCGCAGACCAGCGGCGGCGTCTCAGGACGCCCGGTGGTACGCCACGACAGACCCCAGCGCTTGCGGGCGATCCGGTCGGTCGACAGCCGGGGAAATGTGAGGGCCAGAATGCGCTGCTGGCCGTTCGACAGCGGCAGGCTGCCGGTTGACAGGGGAAAATTGGCGGTCATGGGCATTCCATTCGAGGACAAATGATAAGGGAGCCGGGTTGCGGCTCTTTTCCAGGGTGAGACGGAAGGACGGGTTACCGATACTGCCGCCCAGCATCGATCCGTCCGGCAAAGGCCGCGCCGAGGCCGGCGCGGGTTCGATATGAAGGCGCAGAAGGGCGCTGCTGGCCTCTTCCTGCCCGGCTTGCCTGAGGACAAACAGCGGTCGCCCGGCAGCCTTGGCCCGCAGGCTCAGCCGGCGACTTTCCGTCAGGCCGAAATGGGCGGGATTGCCGCGCACCTCGAGCACGACGAGGGTAAAGACGGCACTGGCAAGCGCCTCCTCCGCCAGCCACAGCGCCTCTTCGAGTTTTCGCGGCGCCGCGTGCAGGAAGCCGCGTGGCATGACGCCGAAATCCTGTAGGCCCAGGGCATAGGGCAGGCCTGCTTCCAGCATTACCATCGTCTCGCCGATCCAGAGGACCGGCGAGACGCCGGCATGGTTGTCGCGCGCCCTGAGCCTTGCGGCTAAAGCCAGCACGAAGCCGGTCGCAGCCCCTGCATCACGCAGGCTGGAAGAGCGTATCTCGGTCAGCGCATCGAGGGGAAAGCCCCCCTTGAGCGCCACATCGAGATCCGCAACACCGCTCGAGAGCAGCGCCTTCCCCACGGAACGAGCCTTGCCCGAGGCAGCACTTTCGTTGCCCAGGCGATCGTGCTCGGTCGCCAAAATGGCCGTCACGGGCTTGCCTTCCAGACGGGCGATGGTTTCGCGCAGGGCAAAAAGCGTCTCCCGCGCCACGGCATTGCTAGCCATGGACGTTAGCTCCTGAGTAGATTGTTCCTGTTATGTTCTTATAGATTCCAGAGCGCTA from Rhizobium tumorigenes harbors:
- a CDS encoding (2Fe-2S)-binding protein → MLVCSCNYITDHDIRAVINELLDEDCWQLIVPSKVYHAMSKRGRCCGCFPGVVDLIIQTTEDYHARRHSTDVEIVDFMSRLKKFHEDQRRADIERRHKSHRAA
- a CDS encoding ImuA family protein, yielding MASNAVARETLFALRETIARLEGKPVTAILATEHDRLGNESAASGKARSVGKALLSSGVADLDVALKGGFPLDALTEIRSSSLRDAGAATGFVLALAARLRARDNHAGVSPVLWIGETMVMLEAGLPYALGLQDFGVMPRGFLHAAPRKLEEALWLAEEALASAVFTLVVLEVRGNPAHFGLTESRRLSLRAKAAGRPLFVLRQAGQEEASSALLRLHIEPAPASARPLPDGSMLGGSIGNPSFRLTLEKSRNPAPLSFVLEWNAHDRQFSPVNRQPAAVERPAAHSGPHISPAVDRPDRPQALGSVVAYHRAS
- a CDS encoding alkaline phosphatase family protein — protein: MQNPIITDQNPSERPNVLLITADQWRGDCLSAVGHPAVRTPNIDALAAEGVLFKRHFAGTAPCSPARATLYTGLYQMNTRVCRNGSPLDARFDNLALAARRGGYEPTLFGYTDTAPDPRSLQGADPHMTTYEGVLPGFTARQLLPEHEKQWLSWLRARGHDEATSRDIHIPVGASPGEISNGAPSYSKDETQTAFLIGEFERWLGEQEAPWFAHVSLLRPHPPFSVPAPYNTMFTPEDGPEFARAETVADEHALHPYLAYAMPQNNQGYYIHRGDGPLSDWSSEDFRAIRAIYYGMIAEVDAQIGRACQALKDAGVWDKTVIIFTSDHAEMAGDHWTLGKGGFFDGSYHIPLVVRDPKATGNGTVIEQFTSSVDIFPTLCDRLGLDADNHLDGETLVPFLNGEAPAGWRDAAFWEFDFRDIRHSLPEQHFGLRPNECNLSVIRDAAFKYVHFAGLPPLLFDLQADPAELYNLAEEPAYLATRLRYAERLLSVRARHLDQTLAYTELTEDGPVTYRP
- a CDS encoding Y-family DNA polymerase: MPLSNGQQRILALTFPRLSTDRIARKRWGLSWRTTGRPETPPLVCAGRVKNAMRLIALEAAAEGIGLKPGQGVAEARAICPDLDVVEEDDAADRRLLEAMADWCDRYTPLVSLDGRDGLFLDITGCAHLFGGERALLKDVLHRLFHLGLEVRGAISSSPGLSWAVARFGRSGIVEADEMETVLAPLPVASLRLDGPTVAALQKLGLKQVGDIIAAARAPLARRFGAHLLLRLDQALGLDEEPISPRRPVASLSAERRLIEPVQAEEDILMLAGQLGAALKPGLEARGIGGRLFELLLFRVDGAVFRISAGASKPLREPKRIASLFSERIKAVHDDLDAGFGYEIVRLNVLQHEIFDALQADFTADGPTEQSLSAFVDQVAARLGRACLQALELAESHVPERAALFVPAADVLSDKPRQTTGPTVGAGRSERPLRLFRTPEPVETFMAEVPEGPPQRFRWRRTMHEVLRAEGPERLAREWWLDGEAAPPRDYFRLEVQSGHRFWMFREGLYGQGASPRWLMHGVFA
- a CDS encoding DUF1993 domain-containing protein, whose amino-acid sequence is MALSMYRMSIPVFQRGLATLTTYLDKADSYATETGKDPATLVEARLAPDMLTLSGQIQRASDTAKLTVSRLSGIEAPRFEDTETTIAELRARVEKTTAFLSSVAADALEGSETREVTISPGGVATTFRGDDYLASFALPNFYFHVAMAHAILRNQGLTIGKRDYLGPQG
- the galE gene encoding UDP-glucose 4-epimerase GalE, producing MAGETILVVGGAGYIGSHTCLDLANKGFVPVVYDNFSNGHREFVRWGPVEEGDIRDRARLDEVIARHKPAAILHFAALIEVGESVKDPVAFYENNVVGTLTLLSAAQAAGIKAFVFSSTCATYGLPQSVPLDETHRQVPINPYGQTKYIVEQALSDYDRYTGFRSVILRYFNAAGADFEGRVGEWHKPETHAIPLAIDAALGRRAGFKVFGSDYETRDGTCVRDYIHVLDLADAHVRAVQYLLDGGDSVALNLGTGTGTTVKELLSAIEDVTGKPFPVEYVDRREGDSTTLVANNDHAKAVLGWAPQYDLSQIIQSAWNWHAKSNHH
- a CDS encoding error-prone DNA polymerase → MSPRPAPMFFEIGARTNFSFLEGASSPEEMVVAAESCGLTGLGIADRNSVSGVVRAHAIARQNGYRFQPGARLVFADGTPDILAYPENRAGWGHLCRLLSAGNLRTEKGCCILHEEDLCAWGDAMMLAVVPDPALVSDAAGWKSLTTCLERLRGRFPQQMHLALSPSYDGRDRFVFEAFAMLAAKTRLPLIATNQPLYHGAQRRPLADIVTAIREHVTIADAGFLLAPNAERHLKQPREMARLFEAYPKAVANTQAFFARLRFSLDELKHNYPDESAPGETAAQTLERLTWLGAARRYPSGVPEKISTQIAYELDLIRQKNYESYFLTVHKIIQHARYELNILCQGRGSAANSTLCYCLEITEVNPEKSTLLFERFISMDRDEPPDIDVDFEHARREEVIQYIYRTYGIAHAGLTAAVTSYRARSAGREVAKAFGLSEDVQSALASTVWGWSSDDLSEREARAAGLDLSDQTTQRVLSYASELMGFPRHLTQHVGGFVITRDRLDEIVPIMNTAMPDRYMIEWDKTDLDVLDILKVDILALGMLTCLAKAFDMLALHYEVKKTLADLGNDDHQDGEPVYDMICRADTIGVFQIESRAQMSMLPRLRPREFYDLVIEVAIVRPGPIQGDMVHPYLKRREDKRRGLEIEYPSPALEAVLKRTLGVPLFQEQAMQIAITAAGFLPAKADRLRRSMATFKRSGKVNEFRDDMIAGMLANNYSQEFAERCFSQIEGFAEYGFPESHAASFALLVYASCWFKTYYPDVFCAALLNSQPMGFYAPAQLVRDAREHGVDVRPVDINLSEWDSILEDAPSPNAIDPRHASMQGVIRTQKAVRLGFRQVRGVSEGDMRDLLVGRRGAGYVSVRDLWLRSGLTRSDIEKLADADGFRSIGLNRREALWAVRALDAKNAAENLPLFDLADRADLQVEPEVTLPTMLPGEEVIEDYRALSLSLKAHPVAFLRTEFTGMGIVRNVDLLTVPSGRKLIIAGLVLVRQRPGSAKGVVFLTLEDETGVSNAIVWPKIFEKYRSIAMGARLVKIHGRLQSANGVIHVVADHLEDLTPALGILQREARRFGASERADEALRPTADHRQKKLALQLERLARERAVKRDVPDLADISGTASVMPKGRNFH
- the bfr gene encoding bacterioferritin, which produces MKGDIRVIERLNEALFLELGAVNQYWVHYRLLEDWGYTKLAKKERAESIEEMQHADKLVARIIFLEGHPNLQTLAPLRIGQTVKEVLEADLAGEYDARAAYKISRDICHDAGDYVSMKLFETLLADEEGHIDFLETQLELFAKIGAEKYGQLNADSADAAE